In Melanotaenia boesemani isolate fMelBoe1 chromosome 18, fMelBoe1.pri, whole genome shotgun sequence, the sequence TCATTCTGGTTCAAGCAGCTGAGATCAGCAACCAGTCCATGCTGCTCCGCTTCCGCAGCTATTCCCTCTGCTATGGACTGAGCCTGGCCCTTCTGAGACCCGTACAGGACCACAAACCGGGGTTTCACTTCACATGGCATACTGGAAAATCAAGATAAACAGTGTCATCAGTGCATTCACATATTCCCTGAAGGATATTTCATTTACACACCTGACACAAACAGCATATAGAGGCACCTAATATCAGTTTGACCATATTTAATTACACTATTCATCCCCTACATCACAAAAAAATATTACCACTACTTGTACGTTTTACTGCTACAGCTTAGAATGTAGTGTTTGCTGAGTCTATTTCCAAGTACATAGAACAAgtacaagttttttttacattgtataGGAAGCTCAAAGCCTGTTTTACACTCGACATTAAGAAACACGAACTGTTATAAACGTTAACATGTCAACGATACTGAGCCTGAGTAAGTTAACATTGGTGCTGCAAAATCCATGTCCAATGACGACAGTTGAGCTTACCAACATACTTGGACACGTAAGACTGGTTGCCTTTTACAGCAAGCTAACAGATGTCCTACTGAAGACCACCATACCTACAACACCCGGACGTTGCGTCAAATTTTGCCGGTGACAGTAGCACACGTGGATATGAACACGTTTTTCTAAAGCAAAAACAGTCACTTTATATAAATAGAGGATATATTTGCTATTGCTAATTTATGAAAGAGTTCTACCTTTATCAAACTGCTGTTAAAATTCACACGGTCCACTCCTTGCCACGCAATTTTAGTGAATTCACGCGAGATCAGAAACTACCATCAAACGGGAGCGGAACGAACCACGTCTCTAAAAGtcttttttagtcatttttcttAACTTGTGCTTTATTTCAATGTTGTTGTCGTTTTGCGGAACAATTTACAATTATCCGATTagttattaaaaagaaacagtctCGTCAGAGAGAGTTTTACCATATTTTAATCGACACATTTAAGAGTATTTGGTTCCGCCCTCCCCACCCGAGGAGCCTTCCAGAAGTCGCCGGGCAGAACTGTGCGGCTTGCAGTTTAGCCACACTCCagatcaaaataatttaaactaattttcCTGTAACTTAAACTCTTTTTAAGCTCCACATTCCCTCCGTCAAAATGTCCACTTTAGGGACGCTGGCTTTTGATGAGTATGGGAGGCCTTTCATCATCATTAAAGACCAGGACAAGAAGACACGGTTATCGGGCATTGACGCATTGAAGGTACAATGGGCTAGCTAGCGCAGCTGCTGTATCTTTGCTAACAGTTTGTCATTTTGATGTTAGTTGTGCAAGGTACGCAAAGCCGAAACAATCGTAGTTCAGACATATGGCTGTGAGTTTTGCACAGAccttaaaagaaattttaactGTATCAGAGCATCGGGATAATATGAGCAGTGGGATTAGCTAGCTATGCTAACCTGTAGGTCCATGTGCTCATGTAATGCGTTCATCCAGTCGCAGTGACAAGTAGGGCTGTGCCTAAAATGGCCATTGATGGTGCACATCACTTCCTTGATCAAGTTGAAAATGTACTcttctatatttaaaaaagagttAGAGCAGATAAAATGACATTCAGCTATTTGTATTTTGCAGTCTCATATTATGGCAGCCAAGGCAGTCGCTTCAACCCTTAAAACATCTTTGGGGCCAAATGGTGAGTCCAGATCAATGTATATATCATATCCTCTGGCTAAACGCCGTTAGCTTTAGCTGGATTCTAATATTAAACTAAATCTTAGAACTTTTGAACATCTTCTATAtacaattgtaaataaattccaACACTTGTCACCACTCAGGAACCATTTAACCCCCTTTTTTATCCAACAAGGTCTTGACAAAATGATGGTCGACAGAGATGGAGAAGTAACTGTCACTAATGATGGAGCCACTATTCTCAGCATGATGGATGTGGACCACCAGATTGCCAAGCTAATGGTAGAGTTGTCAAAGTCTCAAGATGATGAGATTGGTGATGGAACCACTGGAGTTGTTGGTACGTGACTTTTCCAGTCTTGTGTAAAAGGCATATTAGTTTTAAACATTGTAGTATTTGTGCAGGAGTTGGCACGGAAAATAGTTTTCATTGGTTTTCAAAAATAGAAAGTTTTCAAACGTTGCTAaagaaatttaatataaaatatttaaatatttcttgcatgtttgtttacatgctaCTAAAGTTATAACTAAGCAACAGTGTCATGCTAGCATGAGAAATTATGCTGATGTAGCTTTTAATTTCATGTCATAGTCTTAAACAGTGATGTTGTCATGCTTATACACACAGGTAACTTACTGCAGCTGCATTACTCAATTACAGAAATAAGGCACTATTTTAAAGATGGGCTACTATCTATTAAACCCTATTTCAGATCTAGATGgccatggttttatttttatatatatttatttttttaattctcagTGCTGGCTGGAGCACTGCTCGAGCAAGCTGAGCAGCTGCTGGATCGTGGGATCCATCCAATCAGGATCTCTGACGGTTATGACCAGGCTGCTCGCATCGCCATAGAGCAACTGGACAAAATTGCAGAAACTTTCCCCTTTGATCCCAACAACACAGAACCACTCATTCAGACTGCCATGACCACACTTGGATCTAAAGTGTAAGTCATAGCACTATCTTTCTTTAATGTGTTTGGTTGTTTCCACATATTTATTACTAATTTTGTTGACTCTATTTCTGTGTTCTCTTGACTTACTTAAtactaaagaaaaactttattaccACCTTGGTGTAGAATTATATGGTTTTCCCCACAAAAGTACACGCCTTGGCTCAACTTACATACACTGGACACAAGGGCAGGTTTGCTAAATCTTaaaattgtgttgttttctaGTATCAACCGGTGCCACCGACAGATGGCAGAGATTGCAGTGAATGCCATCCTCACTGTGGCTGACATGGAAAGAAAGGATGTAGACTTTGAGCTCATCAAGATGGAGGGCAAGGTGGGAGGAAAGCTGGAGGACACACAGCTCATCAAGGGAGTTATAGTTGACAAGGAGTTCAGCCACCCTCAGATGCCCAAGGTATGATCAAAAGAGAATTTTCAGTGGATGTCACTGGCTCTTCAGTTACTCCAACATGTCTTTGAtcagaaagaataaaatccaTGACAGTTCATAAGGGCTTATTAAGCTCTGACATCCTGTCAGAAATTCGAGTATTGTATGAATGAATTTAAAGGTATGTTAAAAGTCAATTGAAGTACTGCAGGTATGTTATGCATACTAATAAAGGGTGGACTATGCAGTATAGAAGTTGTGACTCAAATGCAGCAAAAGACACTTGGATGTAACTGTACAGTATCTGCTCCTCCATCTTAGGTCCTGAAAGATGTAAAGATTGCTATCCTGACCTGCCCCTTTGAGCCTCCTAAACCCAAGACCAAGCATAAGTTGGATGTGACCTCTGTGGAGGACTACAAAGCCCTCCAGAAATATGAAAAAGAGAAGTTTGAGGAGATGATCCAACAGGTTAGTACCTGTTCACTACCAGTGTCAAATTGACATTTAAatatcagctgtttttaaatgttcatgaacttgaaaatgtgttttaattttaggTCAAAAGCAATGGTGCAAACTTGGCTATCTGTCAGTGGGGCTTCGATGATGAGGCGAACCACCTTCTGCTGCAAAATGAGCTGCCCGCTGTGCGCTGGGTCGGAGGGCCTGAGATTGAGGTGAGAGATGTTTAACGAGTGATAAAACCCTTTTAATGTGAAGTTGCTCACACTTTGACATTAATCTGTCAAGTATCACTGTTTATTGCTTCAAAGTGCTTTAATGTGGACAGCTTAAATAGGCATGTTTATACTAAAGTAATCGGTTTTGAATGTGGTTTCTGTGCAGCTGATAGCTATAGCCACGGGAGGTCGCATCGTGCCGAGGTTTTGTGAGCTGACACCAGAGAAACTCGGCTTGGCCGGCCTGGTGAAGGAGATTTCCTTCGGTACTACCAAAGATCACATGTTGGTCATCCAGGAGTGCAAAAACACCAGAGCTGTAACCATTTTCATCCGTGGAGGCAACAAAATGGTCAGCTTATATCAGACTTAACCCTTTTTTTCAGTACCTGTTTATTGTTAtatgtcagttttgttaattttttttaaatttcttttcttgatagATCATTGAGGAGGCCAAGCGTGCTCTCCATGATGCTCTGTGTGTAATTCGCAATTTGGTCAGAGATAACCGCGTTGTGTATGGAGGCGGAGCTTCAGAGATCGCATGCGCCCTGGCTGTAAACCATGCTGCTGATAAGGTGAGACATTTAAAGAAAGTCATGAAACTTTAAAGCTTTCAGCATTACAATAATCAGATTACTAATTACAACTAATTGATTGGATCTAATTATTTCTGTATTACCAGTGCCCATCATTGGAACAATATGCCATGAGGGCATTTGCTGATGCTCTGGAGGTAATCCCGATGGCATTGGCTGAAAACAGCGGTCTGAACCCCATCCAGACTATGACGGAGATCAGAGCCAGACAAGTCAGAGAGAACAACGCCTTCCTTGGCATCGACTGTCTGCAAAACAACACCAATGGTAAGGAAACATCTTTACTGGTCTCTTATGTATTATCATGGTTTTATTCCGGCGTTCTCACttcaatgttttcttattttgctcTTGTACAGACATGAAGCAGCAACATGTGATTGAGACCCTTATTGGCAAAAAACAGCAGATCTTACTGGCTTCTCAGGTAGTCAAAATGATCCTGAAGATAGACGACATCCGAAACCCAGGAGAAAGTGAGGACTGAAGCCCCTTCTGAACAGAAACAGCTCAGAAGTGCTCTTCATCTTTGGTATCTGATCTGTTTGAGGGTTTTGGCGCTTCCCAGAGTTCCATGTCCAAACCGCAGTGCATATTGCTATTTATCATTTGATATAAAAAATGTCCAAGCTGTTGTAGTCTCAAAGTCACATTAAAATGTTGC encodes:
- the cct5 gene encoding T-complex protein 1 subunit epsilon gives rise to the protein MSTLGTLAFDEYGRPFIIIKDQDKKTRLSGIDALKSHIMAAKAVASTLKTSLGPNGLDKMMVDRDGEVTVTNDGATILSMMDVDHQIAKLMVELSKSQDDEIGDGTTGVVVLAGALLEQAEQLLDRGIHPIRISDGYDQAARIAIEQLDKIAETFPFDPNNTEPLIQTAMTTLGSKVINRCHRQMAEIAVNAILTVADMERKDVDFELIKMEGKVGGKLEDTQLIKGVIVDKEFSHPQMPKVLKDVKIAILTCPFEPPKPKTKHKLDVTSVEDYKALQKYEKEKFEEMIQQVKSNGANLAICQWGFDDEANHLLLQNELPAVRWVGGPEIELIAIATGGRIVPRFCELTPEKLGLAGLVKEISFGTTKDHMLVIQECKNTRAVTIFIRGGNKMIIEEAKRALHDALCVIRNLVRDNRVVYGGGASEIACALAVNHAADKCPSLEQYAMRAFADALEVIPMALAENSGLNPIQTMTEIRARQVRENNAFLGIDCLQNNTNDMKQQHVIETLIGKKQQILLASQVVKMILKIDDIRNPGESED